The Mastomys coucha isolate ucsf_1 unplaced genomic scaffold, UCSF_Mcou_1 pScaffold14, whole genome shotgun sequence genome window below encodes:
- the Cxcr2 gene encoding C-X-C chemokine receptor type 2, with the protein MGEFTVENFNLEDFFSGDVDVYNYSFGMPPLLSDAAPCHQENLDINRYAVVVIYILVTLLSIVGNSLVMLVILYNRSTCSVTDVYLLNLAIADLFFALTLPVWAASKVKGWIFGPILCKIFSYVKEVTFYSSVLLLACISMDRYLAIVHATSTLIQKRHLVKFVCITMWLLSLILALPISILRNTVRANPSTLVCYEDVGNQTSKLRVVLRILPQTFGFLVPLLIMLFCYGFTLRTLFKAHMGQKHRAMRVIFAVVLVFLLCWLPYNLVLFTDTLMRTKQIKETCERRHDIDRALDATEILGFLHSCLNPIIYAFIGQKFRHGLLKIMATYGLVSKEFLAKEGRPSFVSSSSANTSTTL; encoded by the coding sequence ATGGGAGAATTCACTGTGGAAAATTTCAACCTTGAAGACTTCTTCAGTGGAGATGTTGATGTTTACAACTATAGCTTTGGCATGCCTCCTCTTCTGTCAGATGCTGCCCCGTGTCACCAAGAGAACCTAGATATCAACAGATATGCTGTGGTTGTAATATACATCCTGGTGACTCTGCTGAGCATTGTGGGAAACTCATTGGTGATGCTGGTCATCTTATACAACCGGAGCACCTGCTCTGTCACCGATGTCTACCTGCTGAACCTAGCCATTGCTGACCTGTTCTTTGCCCTGACCTTGCCTGTCTGGGCTGCATCTAAAGTAAAGGGATGGATTTTTGGCCCGATCCTGTGCAAGATATTCTCGTACGTGAAAGAGGTTACCTTCTACAGCAGTGTTCTGCTGCTAGCCTGCATCAGCATGGACCGCTACTTGGCCATTGTCCATGCCACAAGTACACTGATCCAGAAGAGACACTTGGTCAAGTTTGTGTGCATAACCATGTGGTTACTATCACTAATTCTGGCCCTTCCCATCTCAATTCTACGAAATACTGTTAGGGCAAACCCTTCGACCCTAGTCTGCTATGAGGATGTAGGTAACCAGACATCCAAGTTGAGGGTGGTACTGCGCATCCTGCCACAGACCTTTGGCTTCCTTGTGCCGCTGCTCATCATGCTGTTCTGCTATGGGTTCACATTGCGCACGCTCTTTAAGGCCCACATGGGGCAGAAGCACCGGGCCATGCGGGTCATCTTCGCTGTGGTCCTCGTCTTCCTACTCTGCTGGCTGCCCTATAACCTGGTCCTGTTCACAGACACCCTCATGAGAACCAAGCAGATCAAGGAGACCTGTGAGCGCCGCCATGACATTGACAGAGCCTTGGATGCTACAGAGATTCTTGGCTTCCTCCACAGCTGCCTTAACCCCATCATCTATGCCTTTATTGGTCAGAAATTTCGCCATGGACTTCTCAAGATCATGGCTACTTATGGCCTTGTCAGCAAGGAGTTCTTAGCCAAAGAGGGCAGGCCTTCTTTTGTTAGCTCTTCTTCAGCAAACACCTCCACTACCCTCTAA